The proteins below are encoded in one region of Flavobacterium sp. IMCC34852:
- a CDS encoding pseudouridine synthase encodes MHHHFLIHKPHGYLSQFVYEKKRHKKLLGELYDFPNGTMAIGRLDEDSEGLLLLTTDGMLSEIVRSNTIEKEYYAQVDGIITNEAVAQLKAGVEIGFKGIRYTTKKCEAKLISKLPCCIGEGRRIRDERHGPTSWISITLTEGKFRQVRKMTAAVGFPTLRLVRIRVGNIHLHNLKAGEVVAVSHFQIAE; translated from the coding sequence ATGCACCATCATTTCTTAATTCACAAACCACACGGCTATTTGAGCCAATTTGTTTACGAGAAAAAGCGACACAAAAAATTGCTTGGTGAACTTTATGATTTCCCCAATGGCACTATGGCTATAGGTCGTTTGGATGAAGATTCTGAAGGGCTACTCTTATTGACGACCGATGGTATGTTGAGCGAAATAGTGAGAAGCAACACTATCGAAAAAGAATATTATGCTCAAGTGGATGGTATCATCACTAATGAAGCGGTAGCGCAACTCAAAGCCGGAGTAGAAATCGGATTTAAAGGGATTCGTTATACTACAAAAAAATGCGAAGCAAAGTTGATTTCTAAACTCCCGTGCTGTATCGGTGAAGGCAGAAGAATACGAGACGAACGCCACGGACCTACGAGTTGGATTTCCATTACGCTAACGGAAGGAAAATTCCGCCAAGTGCGAAAAATGACAGCAGCAGTGGGATTTCCAACACTTCGATTAGTGAGAATTCGAGTAGGTAATATACATTTGCATAACCTAAAAGCCGGTGAAGTTGTAGCAGTATCTCATTTTCAAATAGCCGAATAA
- a CDS encoding DUF4476 domain-containing protein — protein sequence MIKKITLSALLLISFSTFAQLNGPVGHLTIFSEDGDKFTLILNGEVINDIPQTNLRVEDLNQPYYNAKIKFEDQSLMDISKNNLMLTDVDGVFADVTYKIKRDKNNKTKMKLNYFSSIPVRPDFIPPSNVHVIHYGQPRPVAVQQTVGGVSQTTTTTTTQTGGATMGVGVNVGGVNMGITINDTMGGGSVTQTTTTTTTNVGGTHAVDYDEPVRGCNGRTCMTPGNFNAALATIKKQSFEDTRLKTAKQVITANCLNVDQIIQIANTFNFEDNKLDFAKYAYDYCIEPRNYFKLNGIFSFSSNVDELSDYVQSRQ from the coding sequence ATGATTAAAAAAATTACTTTATCCGCACTTTTGTTGATTTCATTTTCAACATTTGCCCAATTAAACGGACCGGTAGGTCATTTGACTATCTTTTCAGAAGACGGTGATAAATTTACGCTAATCCTCAACGGAGAAGTTATTAACGATATTCCGCAAACCAATTTAAGGGTAGAAGATTTAAACCAGCCTTATTACAATGCCAAAATTAAATTTGAAGACCAATCCTTGATGGATATCTCTAAAAATAATTTAATGTTGACTGATGTAGATGGCGTTTTTGCTGATGTTACTTATAAAATCAAAAGGGATAAGAACAACAAAACCAAGATGAAACTCAACTACTTTTCTTCTATACCGGTGCGTCCCGATTTTATTCCACCTTCCAATGTGCATGTAATTCATTATGGTCAACCGAGACCGGTGGCTGTTCAACAAACGGTTGGTGGTGTGTCTCAAACAACTACTACGACCACTACACAAACCGGTGGTGCTACTATGGGCGTTGGGGTAAATGTTGGCGGTGTTAATATGGGAATTACCATTAATGATACTATGGGAGGTGGTTCCGTTACCCAAACTACCACAACCACAACTACCAATGTTGGCGGTACTCACGCCGTAGATTATGACGAACCGGTAAGAGGTTGTAACGGCAGAACTTGTATGACGCCGGGAAATTTCAATGCGGCTTTGGCTACTATTAAAAAACAAAGTTTTGAAGATACCCGTTTGAAAACAGCCAAACAAGTGATTACAGCCAATTGTTTGAATGTAGATCAAATCATTCAAATTGCCAATACCTTTAATTTTGAAGACAACAAATTGGATTTTGCTAAATATGCTTACGATTATTGTATTGAGCCAAGAAATTATTTCAAATTAAACGGCATATTCTCTTTCAGCAGTAATGTTGATGAATTGTCGGATTATGTACAAAGCAGACAATAA
- the rmuC gene encoding DNA recombination protein RmuC has product MTDSLMIILAFIIALAIGIFLGKTLFSAQSQSDKASLEEKINGLLQQIEQLKSQVNQTIQEREKIRTEKEALAIQLSKKETDFENLWERNKEQKEEVEKLQEKFTKEFENLANKILEEKTVKFTEQNKENLKNILTPLQDKIQLFEKKVEDTHKESIDYHAALRQQILGLREMNEQMSKETLNLTKALKGDSKMQGNWGELILERVLEKSGLEKGREYEVQQSFVTEEGNRVFPDVVINLPDGKKMVVDSKVTLTAYERYINEEDDEAKTQYLKEHVMALKRHVDQLSEKNYQDLYQMESPDFVLLFIPIESAFALALNEDTTLYNKAFEKNIVIVTPSTLLATLRTIDSMWTNQKQQENALEIARQAGALYDKFEGFVGDLVKIGKKMDEAKVEYQGAMNKLVEGKGNLVTSVEKLKKMGAKAKKALPENILTRAEKDE; this is encoded by the coding sequence ATGACCGACAGTTTAATGATTATCCTCGCCTTTATCATTGCTTTAGCCATTGGTATTTTCCTAGGCAAAACGCTATTTTCCGCCCAATCCCAATCAGACAAAGCGTCGTTAGAAGAAAAAATAAACGGTCTGCTGCAACAAATAGAGCAACTCAAAAGCCAAGTCAATCAGACCATTCAAGAACGCGAAAAAATTCGTACTGAAAAAGAAGCTTTGGCTATTCAATTATCAAAAAAAGAAACCGATTTTGAGAATCTTTGGGAACGCAACAAAGAACAAAAAGAAGAAGTTGAAAAATTACAGGAAAAATTCACCAAAGAATTTGAAAATTTGGCCAATAAAATCTTAGAAGAAAAAACCGTAAAATTCACTGAGCAAAACAAAGAAAACCTCAAAAATATCCTAACACCGCTTCAAGACAAAATTCAATTGTTTGAGAAGAAAGTAGAAGATACTCACAAAGAAAGCATTGATTATCATGCGGCTTTGCGCCAACAAATCTTAGGCTTGCGCGAGATGAATGAGCAAATGAGCAAAGAAACCTTGAACCTCACGAAAGCGTTAAAAGGCGACAGTAAAATGCAAGGCAATTGGGGCGAATTGATTTTGGAAAGAGTACTCGAAAAATCAGGTTTGGAGAAAGGTCGTGAATACGAAGTCCAACAAAGTTTTGTCACCGAAGAAGGCAATCGCGTGTTCCCCGATGTAGTGATTAATTTACCCGATGGCAAAAAAATGGTAGTCGATTCTAAAGTGACTTTGACTGCGTATGAACGGTATATCAATGAAGAAGACGATGAGGCCAAAACTCAATATTTAAAAGAACACGTCATGGCTTTAAAACGCCACGTTGACCAACTGAGTGAAAAGAATTATCAGGATTTGTACCAAATGGAAAGCCCTGATTTTGTGTTGCTTTTTATCCCGATTGAATCGGCTTTTGCTTTAGCTTTGAATGAAGACACTACCTTATACAACAAAGCATTTGAAAAAAATATTGTGATTGTTACACCTTCTACCCTTTTGGCTACTCTGAGAACTATTGACAGTATGTGGACGAATCAAAAGCAACAAGAAAATGCGTTGGAAATTGCGCGACAAGCAGGCGCTTTGTATGACAAATTTGAAGGATTTGTGGGCGATTTAGTAAAAATAGGCAAGAAAATGGATGAAGCCAAAGTAGAATATCAAGGTGCCATGAACAAGCTGGTTGAAGGCAAAGGTAATTTGGTTACCAGTGTTGAAAAATTAAAAAAAATGGGAGCCAAAGCCAAAAAAGCATTACCTGAAAATATCTTAACCCGAGCCGAAAAAGATGAATAG
- a CDS encoding acyl-CoA thioesterase has protein sequence MNSEFKSVEASKITIAELMLPSHTNFSGKIHGGYILSLLDQIAFASASKFSGHYCVTASVDTVDFLNPIEVGELVTMKASVNYVGKSSMIVGIRVEAENIQTGIVKHCNSSYFTMVAKDQNGNNTPVPGLLLSNDDEIRRFCNCIKMISLKKDKNQHEEIFDYKSEEAMEKLKNYHVKLLGF, from the coding sequence ATGAATAGTGAATTCAAGTCTGTAGAAGCTTCCAAAATCACGATAGCCGAATTGATGTTGCCTTCGCACACCAATTTCAGCGGTAAAATTCACGGTGGTTATATTTTGTCTTTGCTCGATCAAATTGCCTTTGCCAGTGCTTCAAAATTCTCCGGTCATTATTGCGTAACTGCTTCGGTAGACACCGTCGATTTTCTAAATCCCATAGAAGTGGGAGAATTAGTTACTATGAAAGCCAGCGTGAATTATGTAGGCAAAAGTTCCATGATTGTCGGCATTCGCGTTGAAGCTGAAAACATTCAAACCGGAATAGTAAAGCATTGCAATTCGAGTTACTTCACTATGGTTGCCAAAGACCAAAATGGAAACAATACACCAGTTCCTGGTTTACTATTATCCAATGATGATGAAATCAGACGCTTTTGCAATTGTATTAAAATGATTTCGCTCAAAAAAGATAAAAATCAACACGAAGAAATCTTCGATTACAAATCGGAGGAAGCCATGGAAAAACTAAAGAATTACCATGTAAAGTTGTTAGGATTTTAA
- a CDS encoding FG-GAP-like repeat-containing protein, whose translation MKKITLILVLLFVAPFTKAQDTCASALTITAGLHVVGPINGSQVPTPCEGGDAVPSTNRVPAGEWYAYTPTQNYTVTISTDIAQNTPRIDTRFHVYTGTCGTLTCFGGDDDGGSNYSSVDIINVVAGTTYYIAWDNRWITSANNNGFTFQLSEAPIVVPPVVPITYSNQTVSTINSGYNICIADMNGDNLDDIVGVSNNNLRIHYQGAGGTLTVTDYPITGTSLMPNWSLAAGDYNRDGFNDLILGNGSGISIWRSNNGTSYTSITPGQYIFCQRTNFADLNDDGNLDLFSCHDIDANVYYLNDGAGNLTYYQSNTTPGAMNLSSLTNDGGNYSTLFTDFDNDGDSDVFISKCSGPPCQLFRYDGGNVYTNASALAGIEITPIQTWSSAIADFDNDGDMDIIITASAGTHKFFRNNFETTNTLSQFTNITSGSGWDTNTSTNIDNVAYDFDNDGKVDVLGGGNKIMFNQGNNTFAGISYTGIGTGAIGDLNNDGFLDIQNGSTIRYAVPNNNNWIKVAFQGVQSNRNGIGARVEIYGSWGKQIRDVRSGEGFRYMSSLNVHFGIGTATTIDQVIIRWPSGIVDTYNNVTPNQLLFALEGATLGTNAFENSVFTVYPNPVKNNINIAINTANPVEFTSAQIFDLNGRMVQENAVQNQTITVNQLAKGTYILKLTDTQGKDYSQKFVKE comes from the coding sequence ATGAAAAAAATTACTTTAATTCTTGTTTTGCTATTTGTAGCTCCATTTACAAAAGCGCAAGACACTTGTGCCTCGGCACTAACAATTACAGCAGGCTTGCATGTAGTTGGCCCGATCAACGGATCGCAGGTACCAACACCTTGTGAAGGTGGTGATGCTGTACCTTCAACCAATCGTGTTCCTGCCGGAGAATGGTATGCCTACACGCCTACTCAAAACTACACCGTAACAATTTCAACAGATATTGCGCAAAACACTCCAAGAATTGACACCCGTTTTCATGTTTACACAGGAACATGTGGTACTTTGACTTGTTTTGGCGGAGATGACGATGGCGGTTCTAATTATTCTTCTGTAGACATTATCAATGTTGTTGCAGGAACAACTTACTATATTGCCTGGGATAACCGTTGGATTACTTCAGCAAATAATAACGGATTTACATTCCAATTATCAGAAGCTCCTATTGTAGTACCTCCGGTAGTGCCTATTACTTACTCTAACCAAACTGTAAGTACCATTAATAGTGGCTACAACATCTGTATAGCTGATATGAACGGTGATAACTTGGATGATATTGTTGGAGTTAGCAACAACAATTTAAGAATACACTACCAAGGTGCAGGCGGTACATTAACCGTAACAGATTACCCAATTACCGGAACGAGTTTGATGCCAAACTGGAGTCTTGCCGCAGGTGACTATAACAGAGACGGATTTAACGACTTGATTTTAGGAAACGGAAGCGGAATCAGTATTTGGAGATCTAATAACGGAACAAGTTATACCAGTATTACTCCGGGACAATACATTTTCTGTCAAAGAACAAACTTTGCTGACCTAAATGATGACGGAAATTTAGATTTGTTTTCTTGTCACGATATTGATGCTAACGTTTATTACTTGAACGATGGTGCGGGAAATTTGACTTATTACCAATCGAATACTACGCCGGGCGCTATGAATTTGAGTTCCTTGACCAATGACGGCGGTAACTATTCCACTCTGTTTACAGATTTTGACAATGATGGTGACTCGGATGTTTTCATTTCAAAATGTTCAGGACCTCCTTGTCAATTATTCCGATATGATGGAGGTAATGTATACACTAATGCTTCTGCTCTTGCAGGAATAGAAATCACTCCGATTCAAACATGGTCTTCTGCCATTGCAGATTTTGATAACGATGGTGATATGGATATTATCATTACTGCCAGTGCAGGTACCCATAAATTTTTCAGAAATAATTTTGAAACGACCAATACTTTAAGCCAATTCACTAACATTACTTCAGGATCCGGTTGGGATACAAATACGTCAACCAATATTGATAATGTTGCTTATGATTTTGACAATGATGGTAAAGTTGATGTTTTGGGCGGTGGTAACAAAATCATGTTCAACCAAGGAAACAATACTTTTGCCGGAATTTCTTATACCGGAATTGGTACTGGTGCTATTGGCGATTTAAACAATGATGGTTTCTTAGATATTCAAAACGGAAGTACCATTCGTTATGCTGTACCCAACAACAACAACTGGATTAAAGTAGCTTTCCAAGGTGTTCAAAGTAACCGTAACGGAATTGGCGCCAGAGTTGAAATTTATGGTTCTTGGGGAAAACAAATCAGAGATGTTCGCAGTGGTGAAGGTTTCAGATATATGAGTTCACTTAATGTTCACTTCGGAATTGGTACTGCTACCACTATTGACCAAGTAATCATCAGATGGCCATCGGGAATTGTTGATACTTACAACAATGTTACTCCTAACCAATTGTTGTTTGCTTTAGAAGGTGCTACTTTAGGAACTAACGCTTTTGAGAATTCAGTATTTACTGTTTATCCTAATCCGGTTAAAAACAACATTAATATTGCAATCAATACCGCAAATCCGGTAGAATTTACATCCGCTCAAATATTTGATTTGAACGGAAGAATGGTTCAGGAAAACGCTGTACAAAACCAAACTATTACTGTAAACCAATTGGCTAAAGGAACTTACATCTTAAAGTTGACCGATACCCAAGGAAAAGATTATTCTCAAAAATTTGTAAAAGAATAA